Proteins encoded in a region of the Pigmentiphaga litoralis genome:
- a CDS encoding ABC transporter ATP-binding protein, which produces MQPVVSVKNLSKTYASGFQALKHIDLDIRQGEIFALLGPNGAGKTTLISIICGIVNASEGTVMADGHDIRDDYRAARGKIGLVPQEISTDMFESVWSSVNFSRGLFGKPANPAYIEKILRDLSLWEKRDSRIMALSGGMKRRVMIAKALSHEPRILFLDEPTAGVDVDLRRGMWEMVRQLRENGVTIILTTHYIEEAEEMADRIGVINRGEIVLIEEKTALMEKLGKKQLTLELQHPLSAVPAALAHYRLDLSPDGCKLIYTFDNEGQRSEIAGLLRLLSENGIEFKDLQTSQSSLEDIFVSLVRGDA; this is translated from the coding sequence GTGCAGCCCGTCGTATCCGTCAAGAACCTGTCGAAGACCTATGCGTCGGGCTTCCAGGCGCTCAAACACATCGACCTCGATATCCGCCAGGGCGAAATCTTTGCCCTGCTCGGACCGAACGGGGCCGGCAAGACCACCCTCATCAGCATCATCTGCGGCATCGTCAATGCGAGCGAAGGCACGGTCATGGCCGACGGCCACGACATCCGCGATGACTACCGCGCGGCGCGTGGCAAGATCGGCCTGGTGCCCCAGGAAATCTCCACCGACATGTTCGAGAGCGTGTGGAGCAGCGTCAACTTCAGCCGGGGATTGTTCGGCAAGCCGGCCAATCCCGCCTACATCGAAAAGATCCTGCGCGACCTGTCATTATGGGAAAAGCGCGACAGCCGCATCATGGCGCTGTCGGGCGGCATGAAGCGCCGGGTCATGATTGCCAAGGCCTTGTCGCATGAACCCCGCATCCTGTTCCTGGATGAGCCCACCGCGGGCGTGGACGTGGACCTGCGCCGCGGCATGTGGGAAATGGTGCGCCAGCTGCGCGAGAACGGCGTCACCATCATCCTGACCACGCACTACATCGAAGAAGCCGAAGAGATGGCGGACCGCATCGGCGTCATCAACCGCGGCGAAATCGTGCTGATCGAAGAAAAGACGGCGTTGATGGAAAAGCTCGGCAAGAAGCAGCTGACGCTGGAACTGCAGCACCCGCTGTCTGCCGTGCCCGCGGCGCTGGCGCATTACCGGCTGGACCTGTCGCCCGATGGCTGCAAGCTGATCTATACCTTCGACAACGAAGGGCAGCGCAGTGAAATCGCCGGCCTGCTTCGCCTGTTGAGCGAGAACGGCATCGAGTTCAAGGACCTGCAGACTTCGCAGAGTTCGCTTGAAGACATCTTTGTCAGCCTGGTCCGGGGGGACGCATGA